AGCCGCGCGGCCGCGGCCGACAAGAACTATTGTAGCGCGCCGCGAGCTGTTGGCGCTCCGGCGAATTATTATTGCGCGCGGCCTCAGCTTCCAACTGCTGGAGATTGGCGCGCATCTTTTGGATCTGCGCGTTGAGTCGCGGGCATTGGGGTGGCGGCGGCTTTCCGAAAAACAGAAATTGCTGCCTGTCGCAGCCGATCGAGTGGGCATAATTGACCGATCGTTCGACCTCGCTCCGCTGCTTCTGGACCGCGGCAGCATAGGGATTGGATTGCGCATTGGCACGATCGATGGCGTTAATCTGGCCAAGAAGCTGAGAGCAATCTGGAGCTTGGGCATGGCCCGCTCCCGCGGCGGTGCAGAGTGCTGCTGCGAAAAAGAGCGGGGCGCCGAGGCGGAAACTGGCGCGGCCTGCAGCACGCGAGAGGCTATATAAGACCTTCATCCATTGCTCGTTTGTAAATGCGGTCGCCGCTATGGCTTCGACTGACGCGATGAGAGCCACCGTGCTGGGCTGCGATAGCACGGCTCCACGCCGATTTCGACGGGCGCGGCTAAGTTCTGGCGCAGATCGCGCGGAGGCGCTCACATGCGCCGCTCAAAATTAGGAGAATCGATCACGTTTTTGAAGACATACGCCTCAATCCGATATGCCACGATAAAGAGCGGTTTCGCATCGGGTTGGTATGGACACCTGACTGAGACCGCTCGAGCGTCATTGTCTGGAGCACTTCCCCCCATGATCCTGTCGATTTTGCGGCCGACCTTGTTCGGCCTTCTGAGCCTCGGGCTGCTCACCGCCGCGACAAACGGCGCGGCGGCGGACGGACCCGATCTGATCTTTCGCAAATCCACCGTCTTCAAGTGGCTGACCCCCAACGACAAGCTTGCGACCTATGCGATCGACGATCCGGCGGTGACCGGCGTCGCATGCTATTATACGGTGCCGGAAAAGGGTGGCATCGCCGGCACGCTTGGCCTGGCCGAGCAAGTCTCCGATATTTCATTGGCGTGTCGGCAATACGGACCGATTGGGTTCAAGGAGAAATTCGGCCAGGGCGACGTCGTCTTTCGCGAGCGGCGCTCACTCTTCTTCAAAAAGATGCAGATCGTGCGCGGCTGCGACACGAAGCGCAATGTCCTCGTCTACATGGTCTATAGCGACAAGCTGGTCGAAGGTTCGCCGAAGAATTCGACCTCCGGCGTGCCGATTCAGCCTTGGGGCGCGGCGACAGAGGCGCCCAAATGTGCCGATTGGGTGAAGCGCTGATCGCCGCGACGCGGCAGGATTTCCGGTTCTCGCCGGTCCCCGCGGAATTTCCATCTGTTGAATAAAAAAAGCGGTCCAATCACTTGGGCCGCTTTTTTGAACTTGTTTTAAAGCCTGAAGAAATCAGTGCAACAGGCGCTTTAAGTCGGCGATGCCATTGCTGATGAGCTGTTCGCCGAAGCTG
The window above is part of the Methylovirgula sp. HY1 genome. Proteins encoded here:
- a CDS encoding CreA family protein; translation: MILSILRPTLFGLLSLGLLTAATNGAAADGPDLIFRKSTVFKWLTPNDKLATYAIDDPAVTGVACYYTVPEKGGIAGTLGLAEQVSDISLACRQYGPIGFKEKFGQGDVVFRERRSLFFKKMQIVRGCDTKRNVLVYMVYSDKLVEGSPKNSTSGVPIQPWGAATEAPKCADWVKR